GCTCCACGTCGGATCAGGCTCAATGGGCAAATAGGGACGAGGGGAGACGATGGAGATGTCGCCGTCGTCCGGATTCTGGTTGAGACGAAGGCCGTCCAACCAATGGCGGTAAAAATTACCCATGTCGAAATTGATCAGGGCCTCTTCCATGGTCACCATGGCATCGCCCAACCAGCCGAGCCGTTCGTCACGCTGGGGACAGTCCATGGGATAGCCCATGAGATTGCTGCGCTGCGACCAGAGGGTGGCGCGGTGGATGCGGTTGACCAGTTCGTCGCTGCAGGAAAAGGTGGAGAGCGTATCCACCGCGGTATGAACCACGCAGCCGGTCAGGTCATCGATCGATGGGAGGTAATCCAGGCCGCTGACCTGCACATAGCGAAAACCGTGAAAAGTGAAACGAGGTTCATAGGTCTCGTTCCCCGCCCCGTTGAGCACATAGACATCGGTGTTCAGGGCTTTTTCGTTGCTGGTGAAATCCAGCATGCCGTTTGCTTGCAGATCTTCGGCATAGCGCAGGGTCATGCGTTCGCCGCGCCGGCCATGACAGGTCATGCGCACCCAGCCGCTGAAATTCTGTCCCAAGTCATACACCGCCAGGCCGGGTGCGGGAAAAGTGAGGGCAATGGGTTTGAGCTGTTGAGTGACCTTGATATCCGGCATGAGCGAATGGGTCAGAACGCCGCCGGGCGCTTCCACCACGCGGGCATGGGGCCAACCGCTGTCGTCAAACCCGGGCTGGCACCAGTCGGCCGGTTCCTGGGTGGCGTCATACACTTCGCCGTCATAGATGCAGGAGAACAGAACCGGGCCCGGCGCTGTCTTCCAATCGGGATCGCTGATGATCACCTGAGAGGAGCCGTCGCGGTAATCGATGTGCAGCTGCAGGATCGCGCGTTTGGAGCCGAACCACTGCATGCGATAAGGGTCCCACCATTTTTTATAGGGATTGAACCAGCCGTTGCCGAGGATCAAACCCAGGGCGTTCTCGCCGGATTGAAGCAGCTGGCTTAGATCGAGGATATCGTACAAGATCCACTTGCGATAGTTGGTCTTGGCCGGCGCCAGCACCTGATCGCCGACGCGGCGTCCGTTGCAGTACAGCTCGTAATAGCCCAGTCCGCAGACATAGGCGCGTGCGCTGCGTACCGGTTTGTCGATGCGAAAGGCTTTGCGCAGCAGCGTGCTGCGGCCGTTCATGTGCACCGTATCAGAAAATGCGGATTGTTCTTTTTGCTGTTGAAAAAAGCTGCGCTCAGGCCGCGGTTCTGTCGCCGGGCCGCTGCCGATCCACAGGGCTTGCCAGTCCGAGGGCTGCAGCAAACCCATCTCCCAATAGGCAGGTCGGCTCCAGGCGGAAGGCCGGTCCTGTTCATCCCATACCCGCACCTGCCACCAGCCTGTCTGCCGCGATCGCAGCGCACGGCCTTGATAAGAGATGTGGGCCGAGTGCGCTTCGCGCACGATTCCCGAATTCCACAGATCCGCTTTTTGCGGACTCAGCTTGCGGCAGTCCGTGGCTGCGATGATCTGAAAAGCGGTCTGTCGTTTGTTGTAGCCGTTTGATTGAAGAATCCAACTGAACACGGGATGCGGATTTTCCACCCCCGTAGGATTCACCGCATAGTCGCAGGTCATCCGGGTGATGGAGAGGCTGTTGGACGCGGCCGGCAGACTGACCCCATTAAGAGCGAGCCAAAACAACGGCAGGCATTTTTTCAGTTTCATGGGTGGATTCCCAGAAGAAACGAAAGACCGCCCGGAAAATTTCACCTGTTCGGTCAGGTGGACGG
The genomic region above belongs to bacterium and contains:
- a CDS encoding family 78 glycoside hydrolase catalytic domain — translated: MKLKKCLPLFWLALNGVSLPAASNSLSITRMTCDYAVNPTGVENPHPVFSWILQSNGYNKRQTAFQIIAATDCRKLSPQKADLWNSGIVREAHSAHISYQGRALRSRQTGWWQVRVWDEQDRPSAWSRPAYWEMGLLQPSDWQALWIGSGPATEPRPERSFFQQQKEQSAFSDTVHMNGRSTLLRKAFRIDKPVRSARAYVCGLGYYELYCNGRRVGDQVLAPAKTNYRKWILYDILDLSQLLQSGENALGLILGNGWFNPYKKWWDPYRMQWFGSKRAILQLHIDYRDGSSQVIISDPDWKTAPGPVLFSCIYDGEVYDATQEPADWCQPGFDDSGWPHARVVEAPGGVLTHSLMPDIKVTQQLKPIALTFPAPGLAVYDLGQNFSGWVRMTCHGRRGERMTLRYAEDLQANGMLDFTSNEKALNTDVYVLNGAGNETYEPRFTFHGFRYVQVSGLDYLPSIDDLTGCVVHTAVDTLSTFSCSDELVNRIHRATLWSQRSNLMGYPMDCPQRDERLGWLGDAMVTMEEALINFDMGNFYRHWLDGLRLNQNPDDGDISIVSPRPYLPIEPDPTWSSAYLVMVWHFYLHYGDRGFLQHHYPAMRRYVEHLSTQAQEFILPKYWIGDWGSTAEGWKEGDPPLVGTAFYYYNAVILAKAAHVLEHDDEAQTYERLAENIRRALNKNFYNKEKHHYEPGSQFSNAFPLFLGLPDSMEQPAVLHNILSDIAGHDGHFTVGVLGAKYLIEALTQQQHADAAWRLITQKGYPSWQHLLAGRTTLSEFWNLQGSHNHVMLGSIDAWFFKTLAGIRADESRPGYEYILIDPFVPDALDSVQASVITPRGLVSVSWKKKNKVRVYAIEIPANTTARLSLPAAVSERIKAEPPCALARTHKDRITCEIGSGRYAFQVGSH